From Malus sylvestris chromosome 1, drMalSylv7.2, whole genome shotgun sequence:
TTTGATGTAATAAACCAGGACTATCATGATAACCCAGAGAAGTATTAATGTCAAGTTACTCCATGTTGAGAAGTTTGAAATCTGCAAATGAATGATAATCACATACATCCAGACCCTCGTTAGATGgtttaaaacaaatattttggttttcttcttGCAGTGACTATTGAAGAACAGATCTTAGCAACAACTGAAGGAACTAACCCGCTTGAAAATTGACTTGCGGTACTTTCCTGACCGAGCACACTCAGAGCACTGACAGTGGATGCTCTTTGTTTTCTTGGATGCAGCACGACATAACTTCGTAATTGTATAAGGCACTAGAGGCAGTGCCATTATGGTCAAAATGAAAATTGGGAACAACACACTATTCTCTTCCGAAGCAGCCATGGCAACCTCCCTAGACTACTCCTATGTCCGTATTACGCCTGCACAACAGATTTTGGTTAGAACCAATCAGTTCACAAAGACCAGAGCCGTGACCAATGTGGCATCACGAATTTCAAAACATCTCCAATGCAACGACATTAGGATTCACGATTACACCGCTGAAAACATCATTCGCAGCAATTTCATTTCCATAACGGAATTTATAAAAACCAGAATCAAACTCAAAATTAGGACATTATATGACTATGGCCAATCGGAATCACCGAATCTCGGTGATACAGCCAAAATAtgagatacacacacacacacatacacataaatacacatacatacacacatacatacacacatatatataccaAACTGCACCCTATAATTGTGAAGTCCATCAAGTCAATGACTGAGGTAGCGAGCTCACACTCAGTACAGCCAATTGAATACTGATAGTtaattaacataaaaaaaaggcaaaaaatGGAGTGTCAAAGCTTCAAAAAATCACataaatcaattcaaaataCACGAACACGTACAattaaatcaaaagaaaatatcaaaattgcaaaaaataaaaaacgcaTGCTCACCTCAATCAAAATTCGATGAACtgaatttccaattaaaaataacgaaatgaaaaatatatcagaaatataaatatatatatatatatatatatatatatatatatatgtatagctTGCCTGATAAAATCGGAGGTCGAGATCTGATTCGGAGGCCCTCTGTCCGTACGATGGCGCGAttacagagacagagagagagggaaggtgaGAGCGTTTCTCAGCTGGGGGAGGAGGACAGAGGGGGAGAGCCTcgttttgggttttatttggtgACGTCTGATCCGTTCTAATGGGCCGCAGCCCAGGCCCAGAATGTTTACACGACCTGTCGTTGTGGAAAATTTAATTCCAACGACATCCAAAATTAAGCAGATATATCTCCGCGTCTCTCTCCCGAgcctcatcctcttccttctTATACACAGACAAAAGCACTTCGACAAATCCATGGCCTCGCCGTCCGAACCACCACACACCAATCAGCAACTCGGACCCACAGTAACGCACCTGGTCCACTCCACCGCATCCAATCTCCTCTCCATCTTTGCCTCCCCCAAGACGACCCCCTCGCCGTCCACGCCCCCGCCGGCAATCCGCGTCGGGCTCCTCCTCCCCAACTCGCCAAAACCTCTCGCTTTCCAGCCCGACTCCAATACCTCCGCCATGAAGGGCGTGGCATCGTCGCCCGAGTCGACCTCCGGGTTCCCGTCAACGGTCAGGATTGCAGGGCTGAACTCGAACATCAAGGGCGGCGGTGGGCCGGCGTTTGTGGGCCAGGTCTTCAGTATGTGCGACCTCTCCGGGACTGGTCTCATGGCCGtctccacccacttcgacatcCCCTTTATTTCCAAAAGGTAACTCTTTTTTTCAACTTTTACAACAAtggtatttcatatcatgcatAAAGATATcgaattcaattcaatttttgaTGAAGATGCTGTGTTTGATTTGAGATTATTAAAATTCAGGAAATTTTCAGTGTGCTGGAGATTTTTTTAGCTGAATTTCGTTTAATTTTCATGGCATTTACTTGTAGAACTCCTGAGTGGCTGAAGAAGATGtttaaatcaattactaatagTGAGAGAAACGGCCCTGTGTTTCGGTTTTTCATGGATTTAGGCGATGCGGGTAAGGATTCTGCATAAACAACTGGTTGGTTTTATTGGTTATTTGGTCAAATTTATTTCTATCTCGGGGTGACCTGCATTCTGACTGAGATTGTGTTGTTAGTTACGTATGTGAAACGGCTGAATATTCCGAGTGGCGTGGTGGGTGCTTGTCGTCTTGATTTAGCATATGAGCATTTCAAGGTAATCCCAGCTTGTACAGTATGTAAGATAGATATGAGAGTTGCAAGTTTTCACATTGGCTTAATTACCCATCTTGCACTAAGCTCACACGGGTTTAGCTTCATTCTGGTCTGTTATGAAGTAATGGGTAGAAAGTGTGCACCCTTGTTGTGTTTTGGATTGTGTCAAATTATAGATTTATCGATACTTATATTGCTTTTCTTAGACTCTTTTTTGTCAGTAATTTCTGTGGTGCGTTACGCTCCTCTTCGATTAATGAGTTAGTTGTTCACTAAATCTTATGCAGGAAAAGCCCCACTTGTTCCAGTTTGTTCCAAATGAAAAACAGGTAGGATATAACAAGTGACAACCGTCTTCCCTAACATTGTATagcatttctcaaaattttctGCTCCTACAGGTCAAGGCAGCTAACAAACTTCTCAAGACAATGCCGCAGAATGGCAAATGCAAAAGGGTTGACGGAGTTCCAGTTTTTAGTGCTCAAAACTTGGATATTGCAATAGCAAGCTCAGATGGGATCCAATGGTGTGTTCTAATGTTTTGTGCTTGCTTCTAGTTTTAGGATTTTGATACATATATATCTCCTGTTCATTTAGCATTATATGAATGATTTCCGATTATCTGAGCTGTTCTTTTTTAGCAAGTTCTGTGCTACAGTCAGATCTTgattttcaatgaaaaaaaGTTTCTTCAATGTCTGTAGTATATGGCAATACTGTATCGTTTTCCTTTGTGGTATAAAACTTTGCAATTTTTATTGCCCTTATTCACCTTTACGCTATGGAAATACTGGGCACCTATTTGATTTTTCAACTGAAGGCTGGTTTTTTTGTTGCATGATTACTTGTAATTTATAAGAGTCAAGTttgttttttggtgaattttaaGTAGAATAGCTGATGCTCTATTGTTATCTTTTGTTCCAACAGGTATACTCCCTACTTTTTTGATAAAAACATGCTTGATAACATTCTTGAGGAATCTGTTGATCAGCATTTCCAttctttaattcaaactcggcACATGCAGCGGCGACATGATGTGATTGATGACAACATACCAGCAGAAGTAATTGAAGAGATGGGAGATAACTTATGGGAGCCTCCAGAGGTATGAAATCTCATACCAAGTATTATTTTGATGGAGCAAGTAGTTTGGTGGTGAGACGTGTACAAGATTTTAAGATGAAGAATCGAGAATTGGGTTCGCATCGTCAACGATAAGCTTAGAATTATTACTCATTCCTCTGACATAATTACACATGTAGATGTATAAGTTGTGAAGTTAAAACAATCCCAGTTCACTTTCTTCCTGTTCTCACGTATGTGTATTTTGTTCGTTGCAACATATGTTTCTGGACAGGTTCAGGAAGTAATGGATGAAATGGGGAATCCTGGAATACCTTTGAGTGTCATTTCAAAAGCTGCTGAAATGCAGCTCCTCTATGCTGTTGATAAAGTACTTCTGGGTAATAGGTGGGTACGGAAAGCAACTGGCATTCAACCCAAATTCCCTTATATGGTTGACTCTTTCGAGAGAAGGTACATTAGAATTTAGCAATTGCTTTCTCGAGATATCGAAtaccttttttttaaattatgttcAAATAAACTGGCTTGTTCTATCTTTTAGGCTTTTTCTAAGAAAATCATGTTCATTCTGTTGCAGGAGTGCGGCCTCTTTCCTCAGAGCTTCTCAGTCAGCCAGATGCCTTGGCAATGGCGAAGCAGTAAATGATACTGAAGATTCTCTAGATTGTAGCACTTCGGAGATTAAATTAAAGGATGATATTCACACCAAtaaaggaaacaaaataaaactctGGTTTCCTTTCGGAGATTGGTTTAGTCATCTGTGGTCGAAACAAAGGGACCAAAATGAAGAGTTGTCAAAGGAATGCATAGAGCAGAGCTCACTACAAAATCCAAATCTTCCTAAGATTACTATGGTTGGCATTTCAACTGGTGAGGCAGGGCCGATGAGTAAAGCAAATTTAAAGAAGACGATGGAGGATTTAACAAAAGAATTGGAGCAGACGGATTCAGGAAATGGTTTTGGTAGCGATACAAGTAATGAGTTAAGATTTGAAGATAGAGATCCGCTATTTGTGGCAAACGTAGGTGATTATTATTCTGGCATGGCAAAGACGGGTTCAGCTAGATGGGTTCGTGGAGGAAACAATTAGGGAGCCTCGCTATGAAACCATTTTTGTGTTCTCTTCAGGTACGATAGAGAATATACTATGATACTGCCTCTCCCACCATCAAAAGAAGATACATTGTTCGCATGCCATGTATTTCTTTTGATGGTGGGATGCTGATTTCTCTAAGTTTCTCGTGCATTTTCGATGTAGCATGTATTTCACGATATGTGAACCGACCATTGTTGTAGAAAGGGTAAAAGAGCGTATGTAACAGAATGGATAAGAAATTTGTTCGCCTTGAGTGAAGTAGGTACTGTAATAGATATTTTTTTGGGAATCATAATGAAACATttttggtactgttcacttttaacgttaaGAATATTTTTTCCTTGAAAAGTCacttctgatactattcacttacatctttattttgtcattttcattaaaactataGTTTTTTAGggcttttcgttagttttccttattttttccgGATGTGAATCGGGTTTCCATGGATAAGTCCATTTGTTTCTATTTTTTCTGTTCTCTTCTAGCAAATTTGCTTTGTAAAGGCAACTGAGATAATCAATCATAGGCGGCAAGAAAGTTTAAAATATACAACAAATGACAAATGTGGTGGTGTTGGTCATCGTGGTGGAGATGGTTCCCTCGGTGCTTTGGTGTGTGAGTGCCCTCTACAATCTCCATCTACCTCCTAGTGTGTGACACACTTTTCCCACaccataaagtggtttctaatGACCTCTTTTTTCAAGAACCAAAGATTTTTCAGGATGCCGGAACTACGATCCGGTATATTAAGTATTATAATACAAGTAGTTGGAtatttgaaagaagaaaaaaagaatttcAACCAATATTATGACACTTGGTATATTAGGTCGTGTTCTTAGCATGCTAAAAAATTTATCCTCAAAAACCACAAATGATGTTGCTCAAAGCCATGCCACCGTAGTCGTCCAAACGTGAGTGATTGTTAGTTATTAATGTATGTGTGTTTGATCATGAATCAATGACTCAAGAGTCTTAAGAGCGACTGATGATTCGCTAATCGGAAAATGATGGTTGAAAGTCTTGAGGTTCAGACGCAAGTGAGTGATTGTCAATCATTTATGTATGTTGTATCCGATCAGGAATCAATGGCCTGGAGTCTCACAAGTGATTGATGATCCACTAATCGAAAAATGATGGTTGAGAGTATTGATACCCTTCCCTCCTCTTCTCTTCACCAAACCGACCCCCACCCcccatcctctctctctcatgacGTTGGCAGCAATCACATCACTAATCTTCTTACTGGTTCAACCTCCACAGAGACATGAAGCTCAATGGTTTCATCCACAATCCAAAAGTCAACCCGCTTGAGAACTTGTTGGACCAAACCTAAAAGTCAACATGCTCTCCCCAACATACataggccccgtttgggattgaggtgattttaaaaaaagccactgtgaaaaaaagctgagggtcatttttgtgtttggtaaactgaaaaaaagggcttattttggaagctgctgtgagaataagctgaaaattaaaggaaaagctgaagctgctatttgctgctttgaaaaaaagcctgttttttcaaagcacacggagctacagtgctcctttaatgaaaagacacactatcatcctgtttttttttccaaaagcacctttcacaaaaaagtttaccaaacactctactggctttatttcacagccgcttattctcacagcacagccgcttattctcacagcagctttttttcaaagcacagcaataccaaaccagcccataATGCATTCATAAGCTTTCAAGGTCCAAGTTCCCACCACACAAAAAAGATACGAAAGAACTATATCAATCACAAATTCTTTTTCCCTAACTAGATTTGATCCTGACATTAAAATGGAAAGGAAATGGTAGTGGTGGTCTCAAAtcacttttttttcaattaaaggTTTGTTTTGCAGACGTAAATTAGGTCAGTGTTCGTTATGTACACCTAAGTTCAAATTATCTCCATTTATAGAAGTTTTAGAATATTGCATCGTAAAAATAAAATGGTAAGGGGCCGTTTGACAACCCtttcaattttagtttttagcTTTTACTTTTtgaaaacttaatttttttttggtaactatttttagttaaaaaatgaaaaataaaaactaaaaagtgaaaactcaaggccaaaatttgaaaactcaaaTAGTTTTCAATGTTCagtttttttgaaaactaaaagtagttaccaaacaaaatttcagttttaaaaaaaaattggaggaaaagaaattaaaaacaaaacaattataAAACGGTCCCTAAAGTTTTGTTATGCACCCTCTACTTATTATTTTGGAAGATTGGTGTATGAATAGCTGCTGCTTGCTGGAGGAAGTTATGTGTGCTTCATGGAATTGATTAGGGAGAACTAGctagttggaaaaaaaaaattcttccaAATTTTCAACCTATTGTATTATAACACTTGATATACTGTGCTGTATTTTCGGCACAATGACAAATTTCTCTCCAAATAAACGAAGGCAGCCCTGTCATTTGTTACATCTTTTTGCAGTAATAATTATTGCGTCTTTATTTAAATGTTTCCTGTTTattcacattaaaaaaaaaacacaacgaTAGTTGGCACTTCTGGAGTCGATTTTAGAGTCTAATGAAATAATTAACTAACAATATGAACCACCATAACAAACCATTTCTTCCCAAAAACTTGAATTCTATTGAGAACCATATCCTATAATCAAattgggatgtgctatccacacaccctaaattacttctcacacaccccttgttaatttatgtctgttgatcttcttcaattcatccgatccgacggccgaaaattaaaaatatgtgtgagaagtaaaatggaatgtgtggatatcacaccccaatcAAATTATACTTAGACTAACTACGAATTTGCATTCACTAATTATATCCACttacttttaaaaaataattaaatttaattctCGTGAATAAAGATAATGTATATTTgtgatgaaaatttgagttaCGGTAGCTTTATGTTAGTTGTCTCATAGACGTTGCAAAGAGTCATCAGATACCCTTATGTAATATCTAATCATTGATTTTCGAGACTACTCAGTAATttgaacaacaacaaaaaaatcattttagtAAGAAAAAACTACATTACTcgaattgttttatttttatgtttaagaGATTCccacattaaaataaataaaaaatttaggatgattttcttattttatcttttatcGAAGTCTAAGATACTCCACACTCTGAAAGGCATGACTAATCTCCAATGAAGCTCGGAAAAGTTAAAAGCATTTTAGTCCATCCTTCACCATAATCAAATAACACACGCCCTCTTAAAATTTACAACCAGAAAATCACTCGTGTTTTTGTACGATGATTTTGTTATTCTGTAATCCATattttcaaaacattaaaattaaaCCCAGCCTTGACGGCCAAGATTTCTTAATCCAACTAACACCAGCacatcaaattcaaataatataaATGGGAGAAGAGACAAAAACTTGGTATATAGGAGAAGAGACAAAAACTTGGGAGAGGAACATTGTCATTTACCTTTCTGTCCCTACTCCATACCAGTGGATTTATGCTTTATGCAGGACCCCACCACCCGTGGGACCAGATTCCAGAATTAGGATCGTTGGTGGGGTGTGCTTGATGAACGGTTAGGATATTCTCATCTCCACGTGCGGATCACGCGTTATGGACTTTTGCACTtagcttctttttttcttttttgggtttaTCTTTGTGctttttaattacttataaaGTGCAAAATGCCAAAATGTGTGAGATTTTTTGTATCATTTTTAAGGtaacataataaaaaataaaaaaagaacaaagtgcAGAATTACGGTTTTTTTTCCATTACAATTAATTTACATTCATGAACCTTGGCTAAACCCTCCGAAAAATTATTATTGCGTTCTAGAACAATACTTTTTTTCAATTACTTTTTTCACCTATCACAATGTGATATTTTCTTGTCGATTTCACCGTGTCATAAGTTTTGGTTCATGAGagggttcttttctttttcttgactAATGGACTaaagaaattcaaattttaaattaacGTCAATCTGAGATTTGAAACTCAAAACTTCATCCAATACCGGACAAAAACCAGTTTCGAATTGGATGAGTGAATAATTAAGTAGAAATTCAGTATTAGACCAAATGGTAATCCACACAATTCGTACTAATATCAAGTTCCATTGCATATGTTATGATAAAtaccaaaaaagtaaaaattagtaACAAATGTCCGAATAGAAAAGGTCGGTCATGCAAGAGATTTGTAGATGAAGCAGTTAAGAGAACACACAAAGTTCTAGGTTCAATTCTCATTTTCTCAATATTGCTTGTATAAAAATGTGGGTCCAAAAATTTTGGAACTAAATTATGTTTCTTCCATTATTTCTACAAATTCTCTATCTTAACCATTGTTGATTATTCCTACTAAGTCGTCAAGTTAGTTTAAGATCAATTCATCTTAGGCTTTTTAACTAAAATGGTCCATGACAATGGCATAATTCCTCATTTTGATCCCTGATATTGAAAATCAGTAGAAGTACAATTTGGTCATTCCGCGATAAATCTGTTAATATCCTTGTTAAGTGGAGGTTTTGGTTTGACAAAAGTACCTTTAAAAATGTGGTCACCCGGCTATTTACGTGACAATTTAATAAGGATATTGACAATATTTTATAGGGAATGAACAAAATGATTTACGTTAGATAAACTCAGGGACCAATTCTATCGATTTCATTGTCAAGGACTAAAGTGAAAAGTTATGTCAAAAGTCATCATCTTATAATTAAGGGGCTCATGCTGCTCCGAAACTGCTCAGTATAATCTTCAAATTAACTGTCATTGACTCTTTAAAtgaaacataaacatttttgtttgtcatgttatgttctttcctttttcatatttttatcaAATTCGTACGGAGTtgaacttgaatgcaacaaGGCGGCCGACATA
This genomic window contains:
- the LOC126616824 gene encoding uncharacterized protein LOC126616824, translating into MASPSEPPHTNQQLGPTVTHLVHSTASNLLSIFASPKTTPSPSTPPPAIRVGLLLPNSPKPLAFQPDSNTSAMKGVASSPESTSGFPSTVRIAGLNSNIKGGGGPAFVGQVFSMCDLSGTGLMAVSTHFDIPFISKRTPEWLKKMFKSITNSERNGPVFRFFMDLGDAVTYVKRLNIPSGVVGACRLDLAYEHFKEKPHLFQFVPNEKQVKAANKLLKTMPQNGKCKRVDGVPVFSAQNLDIAIASSDGIQWYTPYFFDKNMLDNILEESVDQHFHSLIQTRHMQRRHDVIDDNIPAEVIEEMGDNLWEPPEVQEVMDEMGNPGIPLSVISKAAEMQLLYAVDKVLLGNRWVRKATGIQPKFPYMVDSFERRSAASFLRASQSARCLGNGEAVNDTEDSLDCSTSEIKLKDDIHTNKGNKIKLWFPFGDWFSHLWSKQRDQNEELSKECIEQSSLQNPNLPKITMVGISTGEAGPMSKANLKKTMEDLTKELEQTDSGNGFGSDTSNELRFEDRDPLFVANVGDYYSGMAKTGSARWVRGGNN